Below is a genomic region from Dehalococcoidales bacterium.
ATGGACGCCGGTGCCCTGGACGATGGGCTGGATGTAAACGCCCATATCGGAAGTGGCGTAGCCGGCTTTTTCCGCCGCCTCGTTCATCGCCGCTATCTGGCCTTCCAGCTTATCGTTGATGGTCAGGTAGAAAACGTCCTGGGACGCGCCCTTGTAACGGAGTTTCCAGTAGGGTTCAGCGCAGGGCTGCTGTACCGCTTTCATAATTTCGTTTGCGGAAACGCCGCCGACCGCTTTGAGGGCTTCCACGCCGAGGCGCTGGGTCATCTGGGTGATTTCCTTAACGTAAGCGCCGACCCTCTCCTCCGGGAAGAACTCATAGCCGGCCAGGACGTAGAAAAGGGTCCAGGCGGGTAAAGAGTTCTTAAGTTTCTCATAGTCTTTGGGCCATTTTTTAGCGAAAATCGCCGCCAGGTTGGTGTTATTGAGGATAAAGCATTCGTTGGCTATGCGCAGCCTTACCAGCCAGGAAGCCATTTCAACGAGCGTGCCGAGGTTGGCGGAACCAACCACGAACGGCTCTTCCAGAGCGGGCATGAGCTCGCACCGCATGGAAGCCCAGGTGACGATGCCCATCGTGCCCTGCGCCCCCTGGATAAGGCGGTGCCAGGAAGCCACGCCCGGCCCGTAGGGCGCTTTCTGTACGCCCCCCACCTTCCACTGCTCCGCCACCGTGCCCGGCCCGGCCGCCTGCCCGGTCTTGAACTCATCACCGGAGCCGAAGATTACCTCCACGCAGGCCAGAGGGTCGGAAATGTCCCACTGGTACTTGGGCATGACTACCGGCTCTCTCTCCAGCAGGCTGCCGATGACCGTCTTGGTCTTTCTGGGCAGCAGCGGCAGGTTGAGGCGGATGCCTTCCTTGGCGGCCGCCGGAATCAGCTCCCCGAAGGTCACGCCCGGCTCCACCATGGCCACGCGCCGCGCCCGGTCCACGTTGATTATCTTGTTCATGCCGCTCATGTCCACGATGATAGCGCCGCCGATACCGGGAACGGTGTCCCCCCGGAAATGGGGAGGTCCCGAGCTTACCGGCACCAGCGGGGTAAGCGTCTCATTGGCGAGCTTGATAATCTTCTGGACTTCAGCGGCGTCTTTCGGCTTGACAACGCATGCCGGCTTGACGGAGTTCACGAAGCTTATGTCTTTGGCGTATCCGTCCAGTACAGCCTGGTCAACGATAACGTCGCCGGCCCCGACAATCTTTGTCAGCTTCTCTTTTGCGATCATTATTGCCCCCTTTCACTTGTTGCTGGCGCAAAAAACGCCAGGAAATTTAAACAACGATAAGGCCGTTTCAAACAGAATATTTGAAAAGCCTGATATTATCTGACCTGCCCCGGAAAAAATGTGTCCTAAGTATAGTATGCCACTTTAAGTTACTTGTCAAATAACTTCCACCGCGTGAAAAAAGGACGACAGCTTCAGCGTCAATTTTATGTCCTCCCCGGAGTTTAAAAATAATATGAAAAAAATCTGAGAAATTTACTTTTTAGGCGGCATTATTTCAATAAAAATGTTGATAAAAAAGCACTAAAAGGTTTATAGTAAAATTAACCGATTTTTATAGCTGAATTTTGCGGTTGCCGGATAATCCGGAAGCGAGGTGAAACGAGACTGGCTTAAGGTTTTTAAGGCAATTTATCCGGATGGCGCCATGCCGTCATCCCATTGACCTTAGGAAGGAGAAAAAAGGGATTGGAAAACCTCAGGTGCCGGTAGATATTTTCCTTTCAGAAATACCTGTTTTACTGCTGTTCAACCTGGACCCGGGCTGGGCGGCACATGAACAGGAAGAAGTCCTTGAAGTAACCTCACAGCTGGACAAAGCTATAGGGGCGCTGGGGTATCAGACAACCCTCATCCCGGTGACCGATAGCGACCTCGACGCTTTATTGAATCAATACAACCCCCTGGAATACGTAGTCTTCAACTGGTGCGAAAGCATCCCCGGTCTAAACCACAGCGAATGGCTGGTGGCGGAATACCTGGAAAAACACCACTTTACCTTTACCGGCGCCGCCGCCGCCACCATAGCGCTGGCCCAGGATAAAATCCGCATCAAGCAGCTGCTTGATGATTCCGGCATTCCCACGCCTAACTGGCGGCCTTATAACTCCGCCGCGGCGGCGCGGTGGAAACGCTTTCCGGCCATCGTCAAGCCGTCACGGGAGCATTGTAGCGAAGGCATCGACCGCAACGCGGTGGTAATGGAGGAAGCGGAGCTTAAAAGCCGGCTCAACTATATCCGGGAAAAGTTCCGGCAGCCGGTGCTGGTGGAGGACTTTATCGACGGGCGGGAGCTGCACGTATCGCTCTGGGAGAACGGCACGGTGGACATGCTGCCGCCGGCCGAAATGGAGTTTTCCTCTTTCCAGGACGAGCACGACCGCATATGCTCGTACGAAGCCAAGTTCGTGCCGGAGTCCGAGCAGTACCAGAAAATCAAGACGGTGCTGCCGGCGCCGCTGACCGAAGATGAGCTGCGCGGGGTGGAAAAGATATGCAAGGCGGCTTACGCGGCGGCGGGGTGCCGGGACTACGCCCGCATCGATATGCGCATGAAGGACGGCGCGCTGTACGTTATCGACGTCAACCCCAATGCCGACCTCAGCCCGGATACCAGCACCATAGCCGCCGCCGAGCTATCCGGCTACTCTTACGGGGAGTTTATAGGGCATATCATCAGCCGCGCCGCGCGGCGGCACCCGGTGTGGGGGGAGCAGGTGGATATCAGCGATTCCGAGATGAGCCTGCGTTAGGCTTGTCATCCCAACCTGATAGGGAATCCAAAACCCGACCTTTTCCTCATGTTCTCCCTCTCCGTTGACAGAGAGGGAGACAATAGATATTACTAGCGGCACATTATTGGATGGGCCATTAATTGAGAAACCAAGACAAAAGATGGCGTATTAACCCCGATTTGTGAGTGAACGTTGAAACTAAGTATATCACCTTCCCTCTCCCCGCCAGCGGCGAGAGGGACAGGAGGGAAAGGGGGCGGTTCCCCTATTCCGTCCTAGAATGTGGAGACCATGGGGCTGTCCATCTGGGTGGTGATGGAACCGTCAATAATGTGCTCGGCGATTTCATCGTCGGTCATGCCCACCAGCTCTTTGAACACATATTCATTGTGCTGCCCCAGCATTGGCGAGGGCAGGGTTATCTCGCGGGGGGTTTTGGAGAGGATAAAGCAGGACTGGGGCTCGAATTTCTGGACGCCCATCACCTCGTGGTGCAGCGGCGTAAAGTATTTGCGCGCTTCGAGCTGCTCGTCCCGGTAGACATCGGACGGGCGGGAAACGATATGGGCGGGCACGAAGGCGTGCTGTAAAATGGTTTCCACCTCTTCCGTCGTATGCAGGCGCGTCCAGTCGGTGACTATCTCGTCGAGTTTAACTTCATTTTGCTTGCGGGCGCCGAGGGTGGCGTACTCTTTTTGCTTGGCCAGGGCGGGATTGCCGATAGCTTTACAGAAGCGCAGCCATTCGTCCTCATTCATAGCGCTGATGGCTACCCAGCGGTCGTCCCCTTTACATTCGTAGACGCCGTGCGGGGCGGCGATGGGTGTGCGGTTGCCCATCCGGCCCATGATATTGCCGTTGACCTGGTAGTCCATGACCGCCGGCATCAAAAAGTGAATGGAAGATTCGAACTGGGATTGCTCGATATACTGCCCTTTACCGGTAAGCTTCTTTTGTATCAAAGCGCCGATAAGGGCGAAAGCGCTGAAGCGGCAGCAGACGTAGTCCGTATAAGCACCGTAGGGCTGGGAGGCTTTTCTATCCGGCCAGCCGCTAAGCTCGGTAAAGCCGCTGAAATTGCAGGCGTTCTGCCCGTAGCCGGCGTAGCTGGAGTGCGGGCCGCCCCGGCCCTGCATGCTGGAGCTGAGATAAATAATGTCCGGCCTGACCTTGCGCACGTCCTCATAGCCGATGCCCCATTTTTCCACCGTCCCCGGGGAAAAGGACTCCGTCACGATATCCGCCCACTCGATGAGCTTCCAGGCCAGTTCCAGGCCGCCGGGCTTTTTCATATCGATGCTGACGCTGTACTTGTTGGGGTTGTGCCGGCCGTAGAACATGGAGCTGTCCGGGGTGGGGTCGTTATTTACGAAGGGGCTGTTGACGCGGTTGGTGTCCAGGCGTTTGTGCGACTCTACCTTGACCACGGTAGCGCCGTGCTCCGCCAGGTAGCGGGAGGTGGAAGGCCCCACCACCACCCAGGCGAACTCGGCCACTTTTATGCCGTCGAAGATGTTTTTATTATCCATGTCAGCCCCCGGTATCAGATTACGCCTTTAAGATTAAGCGATTCAAGCTCCGCATCCGTCATTCCCAGCTCCCCGCCGTAGATTTCTTTATTGTGTTCGCCAGTAAGGGGCGCGCGGCGCCGGTACTGGATGGGCGTTTCACTCAGGCAGATGAACGGCCCGCAGTAGGGGATATCCCGTCCCAGCTCCGGGTGGGACATTTCCACCCAGAAATTACGGGCTTTGAGCTGGATATCCTCGCTGATATCCTTGGTATCGGCTACCGGGGCGATTAAAATGGCCCGCTCGTAGGCGCCGACGAGGTAAAGCTCTTCCTTGGTCCTGGTCATGGTGAAAGCTTCAATGGCCCGGCCGACCTTGTCCGCCAGGTCCTGCTTGAGCCGGGAGGCGTTGTATTCCGTCCACCAGTTGAGATTTTGCAGCCATTCCGGGGCCATATTTTTTTCCGCCATCCATTTGACCAGGGCTTTTGAGGAAGAGACATACGGCTCATTGCCGCCGATGGCGAGAATCATGACATAGCCGTCAAGACACTTAAAGTAAATGGGCTGCTTGACCCCGGTGCCGGCCACATAAGACACCGACCCGACGCGTTTGAAATCCAGTTTATTCAGGTCCCACATCTGGAGGATATTCATATTGGGAGAAAGGGCGGACTCCTGCATGGAGACGTCCACGAACTGCCCTTCCCCAGTGGTCATGCGGTAGTAGTAAGCCATGAGGGTGGCGATAGCCCCCTCGCACCCGCCGAAGAGGAAGGTCTGCGGCATGCTTATCCAGACGGGCGCCCGGTCAGGGTCGCCGCAGGCGTTGAGGTAGCCGCCGCTGGCCCAGACGGTGAGCGCGCTGGCGGCGTAATGCGCCTTGGGGCCCTCCTGCCCGAAGGGCGTGATGGCGGTATAGATAATATCCGGCTTGATGGCGCGGAGGGCGTCATAGCCCAGCCCCAGCTTTTTCAGGTAGCCCGGCTCGTAGGATTCCAGGATAACATCGGCGGAGGCGGCCAGTTTCTTGAGAATCTCCTGGCCTTCCGGTTTCCTGATGTCCAGGGTAATGCCGCGCTTGTTGGCGTTATAGGTGTACCAGAAAAGGCTTTGCTGCGGGTCCTGGGAGTCCCGGTAGTAGGGCCAGATACGTGAGTCCGTGCCGCCGGGAGGCTCTATTTTGATAACATCGGCCCCGGTATCGCCGAGGAGGCGCCCGCCGAGCATACAGCCGCCTTCAGTGAGGTCCAGTATGCGCATCGGCGGTAATAATGAGTTGTTCATCCAGTCATCACCCGCTCTCATTAATAATTCGGTTTTCAGGCAACCGTGGTTATATCTGACGAGCGCAGTTTTATAGATAATATAGAAAAGCGCTTTTTGCGGAGCAAGCTGATTATTAACCGGTTCGCCCGGAAAGCAGTCCACTTATATCATACACTTTTTTCATGATTTTTTCATATTTGGGGTTTTCAGGGGTTAACGGGTGAGCAGGGTGTGGCGGCGGCTGGCGGGCTCGCTGTTGTGCTGTTTACGCCTAAAATGATATAATTTACTATCAATAGTTTCCGATGGCCCCATTTTTCCCGGTTAGAAAAGCATATCCGCTTTCGACGCCGGGAGCGAAGATGTTTTCTGATTTTCCCCCGATTCTTTTATCGCGTTGACAGCGCGCGCGTATAATCTTTAAACGGTCTGACAAGAAAGGATGAAGGTAACTGATGAAGAAAAAACTGATAATAGCTTTTTCCATAATCATCGTGCTGTTTCTGGCGGGGTACTTCGTGGCGGGGTATTTCCTGGGCAACGTGCCTATCGCGTCCAAGCTGCTGGGCACCAACAAAGCCAAGGACCTGGGTGTGGTCATCAGAATCGATAACGCTTACGGCGGCCTGGAGAAAATCAACTTCCCCCTGGACCCGCAGGCGGTGGAGGCGGTGGTCAACGACCCCTCTTCCTACACCCGGCTGAATACCTCGCTGACGAGCGATGAAGCCTCCTCCCTCCTGGCGCTGGGCGATATCCCGGGTTTCCCGCTGCGCACCACGCAGATCAAGTTCGGACCTAACGGCAGCGTCAAAGCCTCCGGGGTGATCAATACGGCGGATTTGCAGGAGGCCCTGCGCGCCGGAGGGGCATCTTCAGACACCATCGATAAGATCATGAAATATGTGAAAATGGCCAAGTACTTTAATTTCTACCTGGAAGGCAATATCAGCATCCACAACAATCAGATTTCCGGCAATCTGGACAGCGTCAAGATAGGCAATATAGGCCTGCCGGGCAGCCTGGTGGACAGCATCGAATCTGGTTTTGCCAGCGCGGTCACGGGTATGCTTAACGACCGGGGATATTACATCCGCAACCTGAGCATTTCCGAAGACAAGATAGACCTGGATATGGACCGGACGCTGGGGGGCCTGGAGTACTGGCTGAAGTTTGTCCAGTATTAGTAAGGAGAAAACATGAAAAAGATAGTGTTGATAATACTAATGCTCATGGGGCTGATGATTCCCGCCGCCGGCTGTGCTTCCACCAGCGATAGCGATACTTTGAGCTCTCTGAAAGCGTGGCTGGAAAACTATCAAAACGGCCTGCTGGACAGCGGGGACGGCGACGGGGGAGTGACCGACGGCGTTTTGCTGCGCCTGACCTACCCCGCCGGCCGCAGCCCCAATGTTTTTACCACCGGCTGGCTCTTCGGGGCGGCGTGCTCCCAGAACGGGACCGACTACTCCGACCAGGTAAAATGGAGCGGCAGCGGCACTTTTTCCCCGGATACCGGCACCATGTCACGGCCCTCCTTTAACGGAGAGGGGGCCAACACCATAACCTTGAGCATAAAGATAGACGACAAAGAATACTCCCGCACCTTTAACGTCAACGCCATATCTCCGGAAGGGTATGCCTGCGTGGGCATGTTCGCCGAATGTACCGCGGATAGCCACGGCAGTCCGGCGGACCCGCTGGACGTAAAAGGCCCTATTACCACGGGCAGCAGCCATGTGCTGGTAAACGGCCGGCCGGCCGCCAGGGTGGGGGACATAGGGATTCATTCAGTGTGCGCCGGCGCCAACAAATTTGAAATAGTGGGCGGGGATGAAAACGTGTTGATTGACGGCAGGCCTGCCGCCAAGATAGGCGATACTACCAGGCACTGCGGCGGCATTGGTAAAATCATCGGCTATATAAATTAATAGCCGGGTGCGAACATAAACACAGGGGAATGATTTAAGCCCCCGGGCGCGGATAACCGACCCGGGGGTTTTTGTTTTTAAGGTTTGGCGGTCATAACGCGTTGGTTCAATAAGAGGATCCGCGCCGTCCCCCTTACCCCGCCCCGCCAGGCTACTACTTTTTGGGGTGCTGTAACCAGCGGATGTTCTTTTTAGGGATTTCCTTGACCTCCGGCGTCGGCTCCAGCGCTTTGGTCACCTTGTGCGCCAGGAAGCTGACAGGTTTGGTCAACGGTTTCAGGATGCCGCACTTATGTCCCCAGCTCTGGGCCGTAAGGTCGGTATAAAGGCTTACCGTTTGCGTTACCGTTAAAAAGTCCAGGCAGACGAGTATCTCCTGCGCGATGCCGAAGAACATGCTCAGAGGCAGAAAGCCGCGCGCGTACTCCACCGCCCAAACGCCGTCAGTGAAATTCATGGCGCGCGCCTGGCCGGGCCCCACGTAAATGCGGTCGCCGGGCTTATAAATCGTTTTCTCGAACTCGCCTTCACCGTAGTACCAGGTCTCGCCGTCGATAACCGTGTCCCAGAACCCGGTGAAATGACGTCCCGAATGGCCTTCCGACCCGATGGGAGTGCCCCAAATCATGATATATTCGCTCGTGGAAGCATAATACAGCTTCATCTGAATCATGGCGCCCCCGGCGATGCTGTATATCCAGGGCTGGGAGAAATCCAGTATTTTAGGGTAATGTTTGGCGAGAGCGCTGGCGAACGCATCGAACATCTGCGGCTTGGGCAGCCCCAGGCACTCGATAGCACACTGGTGGACGATTTCAGGGTCAAATACAGGCATGGGAACCAACCTCCATATTTACTGTTTATTTAAACGCCGTCATCGAACGGCCCGAACATTTTTCCCATGGGACGGCTGACGATGCGGATAGCGCGGGCGCGGGACACCAATTTCCCCAGGAAGAAATAGCCCAGCCGGTTGGATTTCCCGGCGATAAGGCTCGGGCGTTTCCCCAGCGCCTTGAGCGCCTCGGCCACGGCCGGCTTCACGTCCATCACCTTCACCACCCGGCACGGCTTCGGCTCGTTGGCGTCCCAGCCGGGTGTTTTGGTGGAACCGGCCATGAAACCGAGCACGTCGACGCCGTGCGGCCTCAGCTCGTACCACAGGGTCTCCGCCACTATCAGGTTGTAAGCCTTGGTCCCCGCATAGTTGGCGCAGTAGGCCGTCCCGTACAGCGCCGAGCCGGAAGAAAGAAAAATGATGCCGCCCCGCCGGCGTTCGGCCATCTTTTTACCAAAGTGATGGGCCAGCATAAGCCCGGCCCGCGCGTTGACGTGCAGCTGCTTAACGAGCTGGTCGAGGGGGTGGTGCAAAAAGGGGCGGACGGTGGAAAGCCCGGCATTATTCACCAGCAGGCCGATTTCCAGGGAATCAGTGACCGGAGTAATCTCCGGCAAAATATCTTCCCGGCTGAGGTCGAGCACGATGGTCTTGACCTGAACGCCGCAGTCCTTGCGGATGGCATCGGCCTGGGCATTCAGCAAATCCGCATTGGTGGCAATCAGGACCAGATTCAGTCCCCGCCCGGCGCACTGGCGGGCGAATTCGGCGCCGAGCCCCCGGGAAGCGCCGGTGATTAACGCCCACGGGCCGTATTTAGACGAAAAAGACTTAGTCATGTTGGATATTTAACGAACCTTCCCAATAAAATAGCACATTTTGCCTGCTCCATGCCACCGGAGAGAGAGAAAAGGGTCCCGCCGGGGCCTGCCGTTCCCGGAACCGGAAATAATATGAAAAAATGTATTGACATATAAAAAAATATGAAATATAATGAAATACGCACAACCAAAATGCAGGTTGATTGCCGCATAAACGTACCGGAGGCCCGCCATGAACGAGTTTGACAAGCTTTACACCGTAGAAGACGTAGCCAGAATGACTTCTTTTACCTCCCGCACCATCAGGAATTATTTGAAAGACGGCAGTTTACAGGGTCGAAAAATAGGCGGACAATGGAGGTTTACGATGGGAAATATCAAACGGCTGTTCAATAACAGGGGTTTTTCCAGCGATATTTCAAAAAACAACACACAGCGAATTTTAAATTTTGTTAACGGCAACAGTCCCGATATGCAAGGTAAAATTCAGGTTTGCACGATTATCGATTATTACTGCGAAAATCCGCGGGCAGGACAGCAAATTTACGAGGAGTTGGTCAGCGCCATAAACAGCAAAGATGATGATGCCCCGGCCAAATTCAATTTTGATTTTATGGAAGAAGAAAACAAGGCAAGATTCACCTTGTTCGGCAATCCGGACTATATCATCAAAACTCTCCAGTTGCTTTAGTATTACATTGGACATATGGTAAAAAAGCGGGGCTTTCAGCTTACGGGAGCCCGGCGGATTATTGACCGGAAAGAATGTAAACAAAAAGGGGGAGCACGGCGGCTCCCCCTCTGATGTCTGTTCCGGGCGCATGTTTTAGCATTATCAATCCAGTGCGTCGCCGGTCTGGCGGTAAAGATATTTACTTCACCCTGTCGGCTGCCTTATCATGCCTTTTTCTGATAAATATTATGATGCCCGCCGCTACTATGACGGCGGCGGCAATCACTACCGGGATAACCCATTTGCTGCCCGTTCCGGCGGCCGGAGTCGTGGTTAAAGCCGTCGTTGCCAGCGGGGTTACCGTGGGAGAAGGGGTGGGGGTCGGCGTGAATGACGGCGCCGGGGTGGTTGGGGTGGGAGAAGGCGGCGCTACTTCCGGCGCTTTCACGGTGAACGTACCTTCAAGCCCTCCCACACTAATCAGGTAGCTGCCGGTTTCCTGCCTGGAGACAAAATAGCTGATATACTCGATACCGCCGGTTTGAAGCGTTACGGTGATGGTGGTTTCCGGAACGCCGTTGACGGACAGGGATGCCGCGTAACTGCCTTCACTGCCTCCCGTGTTGGTCACGGCTACGGTAATAGTAACGGTAGCGCCCGGCGCCATTTCCGCCGGCGTGACCGTGAGGTTGGACAGGGAGAAAGAAGCCAGCGCCGCAGCCGGGCCGATGACGGCGAAGGTGGTGAAGTGGGTAATCAGGGCGGTAACGGTGTGGTTGACGGTATCCACCGTACAATCCAGTATGACCCAGGCGCCGGCGCTTTCATCATAGTAGGCGATGGACAGCTTGGTCTCATCGGCGCCTTCCGGCAGGGCGGCGGGGTCGTAGGATAGCGTTAAAGTAATAGCCGGGGAGAAGGTGAGGCCGTCCGGGGTGAAGTCATATGGTATAGAGAGAAGATTATAGTCGTCCGGCGGGGCGGGGATATCCGGGTTGGCTTTCACGATGATGTTATGGTTCAAGCCGTGGCCGTCAGCTTCCTTGACGATAGTACCCGCCTCGATGGTGAGGATGATAGAGCCGTCTGACGAGGTGGCGGTGGTAGTATAAACGACCGCGCCGCTGGGATTTGTGAGAATCGGTTTATCCGCGGTAAGCAAATCAATAACGAAACTGCCGGAGCCGCCGCCTCCTACAACCGCCGGTGTGGTAAAGGTGAAGTTATCCGTGACTGCCGGGGAAATGTTGCCCGCCAGATCGGCAGCTCTGGCCGCCGCGGTGTAGAAATGAGTATTGATGAAGCCGACGGTAGAAGTATTGTAAGTCCAGTTATCGCTTACCACGGCGTCAAGCCAGACCAGGGTGTCTTCCCAGGAGTTGCCGTCCCAGTACCTGGCGGTAGTGTTATCCGTGATGGCTACCTGCACGCCGGCCAACTGGCCCGGCAGGACATCCGCGGCGGTGCCGGATATAAGCGGAAGGGTATAGAGGATGGTATCAGGGATGTCATCCAGCGTGACCCCGGGAGCAGTAGTATCATAGATAAAGGTAATAGCGGCGCCGGTAAATGTTCGGGCGGCCGCATCGGTGGCTTTAGCCTGGACGACATAAGTATCCTCACTCCAGACGGGCAAGGTAATATTATCCGTCCAGACAGCCGTATTATTATCGGTGGTGGCAACGTGGGTAGTGGCCAGCCAGGTGGCGGCAGCTTCCCAGCTATCGCCATCCCAGTATTTATTATCGCCGCGCATCAGGGTAAAGCCGGCGCTATCCGCGTTAAGCCCGGCGCCCTCTTCGTCTACAGCGTCACCGACCGTGCCGGAAAAAGCCGCGGGCATGGAGGCGGCATTATACTGCCCACCATCAGCGGGCACGGTAACCGCAGCAACCAGCGGGTTGACCGTATCGCCCATATCATCCACGAAGATGGTGAAATTATCCGAGTAAGTGCCGCCGGCGCCGTCATCAGCCTGAATGCCGACCGTGTAGCTGTTGATGGTCTCATAATCGAAGACAGCCGCCGTGCGCAGCTGGGTGCCGTTGATAGAGAAAGCGGCGGTGTCGCCGCCGGTAAAGCTGTAAATAAAGACGGTGTTATCCGGGTCGGTGGTGGAGAGGTTACCGACGACGGTATCCAGCGGCTGATTTTCCAATACATGGTCATTACTTAAAATGATGTCCACGGGGAAGTCATTGACCGGAGTGATGTCAATTTGGGCGGAATTAAAGCCGGTGCCGGCATCGCTTTCCTCAAAACTAAGCGTGTAGTTCCTGACAGCCGGGGGGTCATCCGAAGTATTGCGGTACTCGATAGACTCGATGATGGCTGCCAGGACGCTGTCGTTGACAACAGTGCCCCCGGTGGAGAGATGAAGCTCGATGCCGTCAATATACAGCGATGAGCCGATAGCCCTGCCTCCCGACGCATCATAGTTGCCGTTGAGGAAAACAAAGCGCAGGTTGGAGCCGGCCACGCCGGCGCCGATACTGGCGGTAGTGGTTATCCAGCCGCCGGTGCTGGAGCCCACGTCATGAAACAGTTTCTGATAGTTCTCGCCATCGTCCCAGACGCCGTTATCATTGGCGTCATTGATGACGAAGCCATACACATCATACCAGTCACCGTCCTGTAAAGCGTTCCAGTTAACGGACAGATTATCGCCTACAGCGGCGTTAAAGGTCTCGCTGGTGACCATCGGGCCGTGGAATGTCCCGTAACCCTCCGCCACGGTTCCGCTGATGGTAAGTCTGAGAGCATAGCTGCCTTCATATTTTGTGGCGGACTGAACCGAAGAGGTCTGCGTAATCGAAGTGTAGTCGTCTACCAAGGGGTCGGAATCCACATTGCCGTCGGGGACATCGGGGTCGTCGCCGGGGTTTTCCACCCAGGCCTGGGCATTGACGCCGGGGTAATTATTATCAGCCGTCCAGCCGGTCATGTCACCGGTTTCAAAATCAGCGTTAGTCAACGGTACGG
It encodes:
- a CDS encoding ATP-grasp domain-containing protein encodes the protein MPVDIFLSEIPVLLLFNLDPGWAAHEQEEVLEVTSQLDKAIGALGYQTTLIPVTDSDLDALLNQYNPLEYVVFNWCESIPGLNHSEWLVAEYLEKHHFTFTGAAAATIALAQDKIRIKQLLDDSGIPTPNWRPYNSAAAARWKRFPAIVKPSREHCSEGIDRNAVVMEEAELKSRLNYIREKFRQPVLVEDFIDGRELHVSLWENGTVDMLPPAEMEFSSFQDEHDRICSYEAKFVPESEQYQKIKTVLPAPLTEDELRGVEKICKAAYAAAGCRDYARIDMRMKDGALYVIDVNPNADLSPDTSTIAAAELSGYSYGEFIGHIISRAARRHPVWGEQVDISDSEMSLR
- a CDS encoding PAAR domain-containing protein; the protein is MKKIVLIILMLMGLMIPAAGCASTSDSDTLSSLKAWLENYQNGLLDSGDGDGGVTDGVLLRLTYPAGRSPNVFTTGWLFGAACSQNGTDYSDQVKWSGSGTFSPDTGTMSRPSFNGEGANTITLSIKIDDKEYSRTFNVNAISPEGYACVGMFAECTADSHGSPADPLDVKGPITTGSSHVLVNGRPAARVGDIGIHSVCAGANKFEIVGGDENVLIDGRPAAKIGDTTRHCGGIGKIIGYIN
- a CDS encoding helix-turn-helix domain-containing protein, translating into MNEFDKLYTVEDVARMTSFTSRTIRNYLKDGSLQGRKIGGQWRFTMGNIKRLFNNRGFSSDISKNNTQRILNFVNGNSPDMQGKIQVCTIIDYYCENPRAGQQIYEELVSAINSKDDDAPAKFNFDFMEEENKARFTLFGNPDYIIKTLQLL
- a CDS encoding CoA transferase yields the protein MNNSLLPPMRILDLTEGGCMLGGRLLGDTGADVIKIEPPGGTDSRIWPYYRDSQDPQQSLFWYTYNANKRGITLDIRKPEGQEILKKLAASADVILESYEPGYLKKLGLGYDALRAIKPDIIYTAITPFGQEGPKAHYAASALTVWASGGYLNACGDPDRAPVWISMPQTFLFGGCEGAIATLMAYYYRMTTGEGQFVDVSMQESALSPNMNILQMWDLNKLDFKRVGSVSYVAGTGVKQPIYFKCLDGYVMILAIGGNEPYVSSSKALVKWMAEKNMAPEWLQNLNWWTEYNASRLKQDLADKVGRAIEAFTMTRTKEELYLVGAYERAILIAPVADTKDISEDIQLKARNFWVEMSHPELGRDIPYCGPFICLSETPIQYRRRAPLTGEHNKEIYGGELGMTDAELESLNLKGVI
- a CDS encoding FAD-binding oxidoreductase; the encoded protein is MIAKEKLTKIVGAGDVIVDQAVLDGYAKDISFVNSVKPACVVKPKDAAEVQKIIKLANETLTPLVPVSSGPPHFRGDTVPGIGGAIIVDMSGMNKIINVDRARRVAMVEPGVTFGELIPAAAKEGIRLNLPLLPRKTKTVIGSLLEREPVVMPKYQWDISDPLACVEVIFGSGDEFKTGQAAGPGTVAEQWKVGGVQKAPYGPGVASWHRLIQGAQGTMGIVTWASMRCELMPALEEPFVVGSANLGTLVEMASWLVRLRIANECFILNNTNLAAIFAKKWPKDYEKLKNSLPAWTLFYVLAGYEFFPEERVGAYVKEITQMTQRLGVEALKAVGGVSANEIMKAVQQPCAEPYWKLRYKGASQDVFYLTINDKLEGQIAAMNEAAEKAGYATSDMGVYIQPIVQGTGVHCEFNLFYDPANAGEAGRVKDLYAAAVKGLMAKGAFFSRPYGENTGLIMNRDAASIAVLNKLKKMFDPNRVMNPGKVGF
- a CDS encoding SDR family NAD(P)-dependent oxidoreductase, which translates into the protein MTKSFSSKYGPWALITGASRGLGAEFARQCAGRGLNLVLIATNADLLNAQADAIRKDCGVQVKTIVLDLSREDILPEITPVTDSLEIGLLVNNAGLSTVRPFLHHPLDQLVKQLHVNARAGLMLAHHFGKKMAERRRGGIIFLSSGSALYGTAYCANYAGTKAYNLIVAETLWYELRPHGVDVLGFMAGSTKTPGWDANEPKPCRVVKVMDVKPAVAEALKALGKRPSLIAGKSNRLGYFFLGKLVSRARAIRIVSRPMGKMFGPFDDGV
- a CDS encoding CoA transferase, translating into MDNKNIFDGIKVAEFAWVVVGPSTSRYLAEHGATVVKVESHKRLDTNRVNSPFVNNDPTPDSSMFYGRHNPNKYSVSIDMKKPGGLELAWKLIEWADIVTESFSPGTVEKWGIGYEDVRKVRPDIIYLSSSMQGRGGPHSSYAGYGQNACNFSGFTELSGWPDRKASQPYGAYTDYVCCRFSAFALIGALIQKKLTGKGQYIEQSQFESSIHFLMPAVMDYQVNGNIMGRMGNRTPIAAPHGVYECKGDDRWVAISAMNEDEWLRFCKAIGNPALAKQKEYATLGARKQNEVKLDEIVTDWTRLHTTEEVETILQHAFVPAHIVSRPSDVYRDEQLEARKYFTPLHHEVMGVQKFEPQSCFILSKTPREITLPSPMLGQHNEYVFKELVGMTDDEIAEHIIDGSITTQMDSPMVSTF